GAAAGAAAATACTACAACAAGCGAATCCATGGATCAACTCGTCAAAGAAATGGCTTCCATCTCACAAGAATCTGCTGCTGGTGTAGAGCAAGTAGCCGCTTCTACAGAAGAAACAACCAGTACGATGGAACAAGTTTCCTATAATGTAGATGAACTAGCTGAATTAGCTAAAGAGCTTAACAAACAAGTGAACGTTTTCAAGCTATGAAAAACAAATGGCTGAAGTGGTGGAAAACGAGCAAATAATTGCCAACAACTCATGGTCAAAGATTGATATAAAGATGCCATCCGTCCATCTGTAGACGCACTGGAAGATGGACGGAACCCATATTAGAAAAGGTTGTTCTCCTACACCACTTTGATATATTTCAAGGCTCTGCCACGTTCTCGCTACGGTAATCTATTTCCTTACCTTAGTTAGCATCTTTCTCGCTCTGATCGGATTCTGGCTCAGACAGGCTGTTTATGAATTCAACGACGAATTTCTTGCTTCGACAAGCGAGGACTTGGCTCCCGGGGGTGCTTCCTTTCAAAACAAGAAATAGTCCCGAACTTTACTTTTTTAGTAGCGGGAAAATTTCGTATATGATCTGCTAAAAGTCAGGAAGTAAGACAAACGAGAGGTTCAATTTTTATAAAACGGCAATTAACATCGTTACTTTCTGCCAGCATATAAAAAACAGTCACGTGTATGATCATTGACCATTCCCGTTGCTTGCATATATGCATAACAGATCGTCGGTCCAACAAATTGAAAACCACGACGTTTCAAGTCTTTACTCATTTGCTCGGACTCTTTTGTAAACGCAGGAACCTCTTCATGTTTTTGCCAATGATTAATCATTGGCTTTCCACCGACAAATGACCAGATATACGTGCAAAAGTCGCCAAACTCTTCTTGTACTTTCAAAAAGGCCTGTGCATTTTTAATAAATGCATTTACTTTTCTACGATTACGAATAATCCCTTCATTTTGGAGCAATATTTCTATTTTCTGATCATTATATTTACTTATCTTTATCGGGTCAAATTGATCAAATGCAAGGCGGTAATTTTCTCTGCGCTTTAAAATGGTAATCCAGCTTAGCCCTGCTTGTGCTCCTTCTAAGCAAAGCATTTCAAACAATTTCTGATCGTTGTATTGTGGTTTTCCCCATTCATGATCGTGATAAGCAATATAAACGGCATCATCTGTAACCCATTGGCATCTCTGTTTGATCATCAATCTTCTCCAATCGCGACTTCATTATCTTCATATGAGATCCAATCGCTAAAGCTACCTGGATATAGCTTCACATTTTTAAACCCAAGTGATTTCAGCGCTAAAATATTCGGACAAGCGGATATTCCAGAACCACACGAGACAATGATTTCCTCATCCTTAGATAGAGAAGCAAATTGCTTTTCTAATGCTTCTTTCTTTTTCCATGAACCATTCGCATCAAGTACATCCTTCCAGAAATAATGCTTTGCCCCAGGTATGTGCCCTGCTCTAGCATACATCGGTTCATGGTCTCCTAAATAACGCTCCTTTGCGCGAGAATCAATTAAAACAGCAGCATTTTGCTTTACTTTTTCTTTCACTTCTTCCATATTTGCCGTTTGGTTTGGTCTCATTTTCAAGTGAAATAATTTCGGCTTAAGTTGTGGAATTTCTACCGTCGTTTCGTTCCCTGTTTCTTTCCAGCGGGTATATCCACCATCTAAGACGTACACTTTGTTATGTCCCATGTAATGTAACAACCACCATGCTCTTGCAGCAAACATGTCATTATGATCATCGTATAAAACAACTGTTGTATCATGATCTACGCCGACTTTTCCTAATTTAGCTGCAAGCATCGTGAGATCTGGAAGTGGATGATTTCCTCCATGTTTCAACTTTTTACCGGACAAATCTTTTTCAATATCCATGAAAATTGCACCAGGGATATGGTCTTGCAAATATGCCTTTCTACCTGCTTCTGGATCCATCAATTGAAAACGAACATCAATGATTACTGTATTCTTTAAATTATTTTTCAACCGGTTCTTCAGGCGTTCCACGCTAATGACATATGTCAATGTTATCCCTCCAGTATTTTTAAACAGATATGAACAGCGAAGGTTTTCGATATGATCCCGTAATCTTTTTAACTCTTTATATCCTAACCTTATTTTAAACGATAAGCTGATTCATGCCTACCCCTAACTTAGGGACACGAAGTATTTTGTTTAGAAAATTAGCGTAATTAAGTTATAATAAAAGAAATACTTTGCATGATATGAAGAATAAATAAACAGTACTATTTTTCAAATAAGTTATGTGAAGCATAGAGGTACATACTTTTTAACATAAAGTGCGTGTTCAAAAAGCGAGGTTAAAGGACCGAGGTCGGCTAAGGTTTCAGGGCGTCCTTGAAAAAGAAAAACACTTTTTCTGCGTGCGGTGTATTGCTGTCGTAGCCTTCCTTATCCTGTTGCAACGCTGACACTAGCGCATCTTGGCGCCTGAGTTAGGCGGCGAAGTTTCGAGGAGCGTGCTTGTACAGAATGTGCTGACTTCTACCCCGCCACAGGACGAGCCAACGTAGAATATCCCATAGAAGTACAGATACATATGCGCTAGTATAGGCATCCTCGAAACCCTCACACAGGAAAAGGGGGTATCCTTTTCCAAATGGAGAAACGAGCTAACGAGAAGTTGGATGTGTCATTTTCAATGCACTTTTGAAACAACCTCATCGAGCAACTTGTTTTACATTTAAAGCAGATCGGAGCTGACGATTCATGAAAGAAGAAATGATTGAAAGATTTATCACATACGCCAAAATGGATACACAATCAGATGAAAGCAATGACGCTACCCCATCCACCCCAGGACAACTTGAATTAGCCAATCACTTAGTTCACGAACTTCAGGAAATTGGCATGGTAGATGTTGCCGTAGATGACTTTGGCTATGTCATGGCAACACTTCCAGCAAACACGGATGGAGACATACCGACAATCGGTTTTTTGGCACATTTGGATACAGCAACGGATTTCACAGGAAAAAATGTGCAGCCCCAAGTTATTGAGAACTTTGATGGTGGCGATATTGTCTTAAATGAAGATCAGAATATCGTGCTGTCTGCTTCTGATTTTCCAGAACTGCCACATTATAAGGGGCATACGCTGATCACTACAGATGGGACAACTTTGCTTGGTGCTGATAACAAAGCAGGCATTGCGGAAATTATGACAGCTATGAACTACTTGATTAGACATCCGGAAATCAAGCACGGTAAAATTCGGGTCGCTTTTACACCAGATGAGGAGATTGGTCGTGGACCACATAAGTTTGATGTCGAACGATTTGATGCCACATATGCTTACACCGTCGATGGTGGACCGTTAGGCGAGTTGCAGTATGAAAGTTTTAACGCAGCAGCAGCTAAAATATTGTTTAAAGGCAATAGCGTGCATCCGGGAACAGCAAAAAATAAAATGATCAATGCCGGAAAAATGGCAGCAGCCTTTATCAACGAACTTCCAGACCAAGAGGCTCCCGAATATACAGAAGGATATGAAGGATTTTATCATTTAAGCTCGGTTAATGGTGATGTGGAAAACGCGGAAGTAATCTACATTATAAGAGATTTTGATAAAGATACATTCGAGAAGCGGAAGAACGTGTTTCACCAAATAACGGACAAACTTCAAGCCAAGTATGGAGCAGAATCTGTCACCCTGGAAATGAGAGATCAATATTATAATATGCGAGAAAAAATCGAGCCTGTGAAGGAAATTGTCGATATTGCCTATGATGCGATGAAAAATCTAAATATCGAACCAATTGTACAGCCAATCCGTGGCGGTACTGATGGATCTCAGTTATCGTACATGGGACTGCCAACTCCAAATATCTTTACTGGAGGAGAAAATTTTCACGGTAAATTTGAATATGTTTCTGTAAATAATATGATCAAAGCAACTCAAACGATTATTGAAATTTGTAAGCTATTTGAGCAACGAAGTTAAATATAATAGCTATTAACGTGCCAACCGACGTCTGTTGGCACTTTTTTATGTGCATTCTTATGATGGCATTGCTTGGGTTGGCAAGACGTACTGCTTGAAAACGGAGGCTGTCTTAAATGACTCTCGTGCTTACATGCTCGAATTGGCGTGCCTTGCTCGATCTGATGGCTGACTCACGTGGTTTACGACGCCACTAGAGGACTGATTTCTGACTTGCACGATTTACGGTATTATTAGCAAGCCCTTCCCGAATTCGAGTATGAGTACCCTTGGTTTAAGCGTCCCTCCCTTTAAATCGAGCAAGTCATTAGCTAGAACGCATCTCCGCTATAGGGTTTGAGTGATTGTGAACTTCGGCGATTTTCCATTTTACACCAAAAATAAAATCCCGAGGTAGGTTAAGCTCTCAGAATTTCGCAAAAAATTCTTATTTATTCCAACTTGTAGCATCCCATTACTAAAACTGCTTCGTAATCATTAAAATAATGATAAGGAAAAACAAAAGGCTTTCTATTCTTTCATAGAAAAATAGTTTTTTGGACAAATTAAAATACTCATCTGGTATCGTATCCTCATGATGCATTTGTAATAGATTTTTAATTGGTTTTGAACGTGGAGATAGCACGAGGGGGCCAAATGCTAAAGCAAGCAGGAAGAGCAATAAGCTTGTTACATACCACCCTTGAGAAAATAAAAAGGGACGAAGTACTCCCATTGCTAAACCTGTTAACAATAACAATGTTCCACCAATCATGACTAGCCAATGTAATTTGGCTCGAATCCTAAATCCATATCGCAATTCAGTCATAGTTGTCGCAGTTTTAACTGGCATAATCATCAAAAATCCAGGACCCATCCCAACGATAGCTGAAATGATGTGAATAAATACCAATATGTCATAAAACTCCATTTTATTTGCTCCCTCTAGTTTCCTAAATAATAACTAAGAATAGCATCCACCTCTGGTCCATATACTTCGCCAAATAAATTTAAATGAACTAATAAATAGTACAGTTGATATACCGGCTTACAATCTCTATAATAATTCTTTGTAGGAAAAGTGCCTTCATAGGCTTGATAGAAATTTTTTGAAAAACCACCAAACACCTCTGTAAAAGCTAAATCAAAATGTCTGTCACCATACAAAAAAGAGGGATCAATTAAATAAGGCACACCCTGCTTACCGACAATCCAATTCCCCCCCCCACAAGTCACCATGTAAATAGGATGGGGAGATATCTTCTGGGATCCAGCGATCTAACTGCATAAGTAACTGTTCAAGCTTTTCACGTCGTTTTCCGCTTATAACGTTTCTTTCCACTCCAAGCTGTAACTGTGTGAGCAGACGTCGATCACGATAATATTCTAACCAGCTATCATAAAATCCATTCGGTTGCTGCAGTGTACCTATAAATGTAGATTTGGTAAATCCATGCTGTTCCCCCATGTTTTGGTGCATTGCTGCCAACCGCTCACCAAGTAGCGTATCCGTTTGCTGCGTTTTATTCCCACTCACCCATTCCAACACTAAAAACCGCTCGTCCTGTTCATCGGAATAGCTGATGACGTCTGGAACATGAATCGTATTGGTAGATTGTATAAGCTGCAACCCCATTGCTTCTAGAGTAAAAAAGTGATTTGGTGCAGCTTCGTTATATTTGATGAAAAATTTTTGCTGTTTTGTTTCTACAAGGTAGGCTTCATTAATAGAACCGCCTGTCACCCTTTTCGAATTAATGACTTTCTCTTTTACTCCCGCCTGCTGTAACAGCTTCTGGAAGCGTTGTTTCATATAACAGATTACTCCTTTCGTATCGCAAATCAGTATTGTGAAACGTCTCCACCCGAGTTTTGCATAGTACAGAAATGATTACTGCTATTCATACGTGATCTTCATATCCCCTGGTTGGATCCAGCCCTTTTTTCGCAAAAAGCTAACAATAAGTAAACTAATTATTGCTGGTGCAATCATATGTAACATTAGCATACTCCAAAGCACTGACATCGAAAAGCCCATTGATTCGATTGTCATAATTTGTCCAACAAACCCACTTGTACCCATGCCTGCTCCTGAAGGATTATTCGTTAATTCCAGCCACACAGTAGCAAATGGAGCAACCATAGCACCAGCTATCGTCGGAGGTAATAAAATAATTGGCTTTTTAACAATATTCGCGACTTGCAGCATAGACGTTCCAACCCCTTGCGCGATAAAGCCACCAAATCCGTTATCGCGGTAACTGGCAACAGCAAAGCCGATCATTTGTGCCGAACAGCCTACAGTAGCCGCTCCTGCTGCCAAGCCATCCAGTGATAGCATAATGGCAATCGCCGCAGAGGAAATAGGAGCTGTTAAAGCTATCCCCATCAATACAGCTACTAAAATTCCCATAATGAAAGGTTGCTGCTCAGTGGACCAATTTATCATTTCTCCAAAGCCTTGCATTAATCTACTAATTGCAGGCCCGATGAATTTGCCGGTTGCAAAACCTGCAATGATAGTAACTAATGGCGTGATGATGATATCGACGCGCGTTTCCTGATATACCATTTTCCCCATTTCTGTTGCTAGTACTGCACTAACATAACTACCTGCTGGTCCACCTAATTCTGCACCAAACGCGCCAGCAAACAGCGCCGAAAATAGTACAAGCGGCGGTGCCTTTAATCCGTATGCAATCGCTACACCAATTGCTCCCCCCATTATTTTCGTATCCATGGCAAAACTACCCATTTCCATGAAAATTTGTGCCAACGATGGCGAGAATATACTAACAACTTGCTCTCCAACTGTCTGAATAATTAAACCAATAATTAATGAAGCAAATAATCCTAATGCCATATAGCTTAAAGCCGTTATAAAATAGACTTTTCCCGTTACATGGATACCTTTTCGCTGTAAAAATTGCTGCATGTAAAATCCTCCTATCGTGAAATAACTCACATTATAACGAATGAAAATGGATAAATTGCCTTATTATCAATTGTACCGTGTAAAGCTTCACAAACTAACCTTATATGTCTCATTCCAAAATAAGTGATACCTCCATCCCGTCAAATTCTATTCAGCTAGCACAGGTCGCTAGTACCTCAAAGATACGAACTAAAAACCTCTGGCAGGAATCGGATATTTCTTGCAGTTGGATCTTATGCTTTTCACCTTGGGATCGCCTCGTTAGAACAGAAGGTCTATATGTAGGACTAAAAGCAATATTAGCTATTTTATTTAACAAAATGAGCCTAGCCAAATGTGTTAGGCACTCTTCAACTCTTGGTCTTTGCAATAATTTTCACCTTAGACTTGAGGGAGACCCCTAAAAGAGGTTGATCTTTATAAGAATACGATTCTAACAGATGCTCAATAAAGAAAAATTTTAAATAAAACTTCCCACATGTAGTGGTATTTGGTTTCCTACTTTTAGTTTTTCAGTGTCCTTGACTAGATGTAGAATCGGGTCTATTGGCAATCCGTAGTAGCTCTATCTAAGATTTTCGCATATTCCATCTTCATTTAACTGTATTTATCATCTATTTATTGTATTATCATCTATTATTACGTTAATCATCCATTACTTCAAGCAGATTATTTATCCCAACTTTTTCGGATATGCAATGGCTTAGGGATAGATTAGTTGCTTTTCAACGTTTATTCAGCTACAATTTAACTGAAAATAATTATCAATTATGGAAACATGTAAGGGAGATGGAAGATATGGGGGAAACTACTACAAAATCGCAACTAGCCAACATTATCCGTGAACGCCGTGCTGTCAAAAAAGGGTATAATAATACAGAAGTCACACAAGATACGGTTTTAGAATTATTAAAGGATGCCGTTTGGGCACCTACTCATGGAATGCGCCAACCATGGCGATTTATTTTTGTAGGAGCTGATAAACTACCAGAGTTTGCCGAAAAAGTCGCTGCTACTTACCCTCCTGAAAGACAAGAAAATAGAGAGAATTATTTAAATGAGCCGAATGCTATTTTAGTTGTTGTTATGGATGAGCCCGAGTCTCAAAAGGAATGGGAAGAAAATTATGGTGCAGTCGCTTGCTTAATTCAAAATTTCTGGTTATTAGCTTGGGAAAAACAACTCGGCGTAGTATGGAAAACCAATCCACATATTCAAGATCCGAAAGTGAAGGAAATATTAGATGTAAAACCGCATGAAAAAATAGTCAGCTTCCTTCATTTAGGATACTTCGATGAAGCCCCGACACCTAAAGAACGCATCGATGTTGTAGAAAAATTCACAACCTTCCAAGGATAACAACCGACAAACGAGACACATATAGTCTAGTGTTAGAAAAACTTGGCTTGTCGCCAAGTCTTATGGCGGAAGCCTTTGTTTTTCTTATACTATAAACCAAAAAAAACTATACTTTCCTATAAGTGGAACAAAGGCGAAAGCGCCCGTTTAGCAACGTAGCGAATGGAACAAATCAACTAATCATGCCACTAAAAACAGGGATATGCCGACGTCTGAGCGGCTAGCCCGTTTTTAGTCGGCCTTCCTCTTTGCGACAAACCGATGAGGCCTTATCATAGGGCGCATTTCTAAAGCCGCATCGTTGCTGGGCTCATGCGCCGGACGTGACTATTCGTTTATTTCATTATCCATAAGCACATAAGTTTATACTTTCTTACTCTGTTAGAAAAACTTGGCTTGTCGCCAAGTCTTATGGCGAAAGCCTTTTGTTTTTCTTATACTATACACCAAAAAACCTTATACTTTCCTATAGTGCAAAAAAGGCTTGATGGTGTAACCCCACTCCCATCAAGCCTCTTTTACTAACTAGTTTAATCCCAAAGTGAGCTTTTCAATTGATGATCCTGTTGATGGCGATCAATTGCTAATTCAATCAATGTAGTAATTAAATCTTGGTAGGAAAGTCCGCTTACTTCCCACAGCTTTGGATACATACTAATTTTGGTAAATCCTGGTAATGTATTTACTTCATTTAGATAAATCTCGCCTGCTTCTGTTAAGAAGAAGTCCACTCTTGCCAACCCTTCGCATTCTAATACTTTAAACGCCTGAATAGCAATCTCTTGCACCCGCTTTGTTGTCTCCTCTGAAACATCAGCTGGAATCGCTAAATCGGCCCCTTTTTCATCAATGTATTTGGATTCATAGGAATAAAACTCTGTTTGCGGTAAAATCTCCCCTAGTAATGAGGCTTTTGGTTCCTCGTTTCCTAATACAGAACACTCTATTTCTCTGCCAATAATACACTCTTCGATAACAATTTTATGATCATAATTAAATGCTTCTTTAACACCTTGGTAGAATTCTTCTTCTGTCGTCACTTTACTAATTCCAACAGACGACCCCTGATTGGCTGGTTTAATAAACATCGGTGTTCCTAACTGTTCAGCAACTGTTTCATAATTAATCTCTTGCTGTTCATTTTTCCGGTAAACAATCCCGTTTGCAACGTTTATTCCAGCTGCCTGTAATAAACGCTTAGCGATATCTTTATCCATACACACGGAAGACGCTAAAACGTCTGGACCTACAAATGGAAGATCTGCTAAACGTAGCATTCCTTGCAAGCTGCCATCCTCACCCAATGTCCCATGAACAATCGGAAATACAACATCCAATTCATCAAGCTTTGCTGCATTGGAAGTTTGAATAAACTGTTTTTCTTTCTCTCCTGGAACAATTGCCACTGTTTCGTTCGATTTGTTTAATTGAATTAGTTTCGGATTATCTGCGTGCAGCAAATAGGAGGACGGCTCATTTAAATGCCATTTCCCTTCTTTATCAATCCCAATTAAAACAACCTCAAATTTATCGCGATCAATCGCATCGACAATATTTTTAGCTGATTGAAGTGACACTTCATGTTCAGCAGATTTTCCTCCAAAAATAATCCCTACTTTTTTCTTTTCCATGTTTTTCGTCCTTCCCTTATCATAATGGTTCAAAAAGGACAGGCTGATTGATGTCACAAAATAAGCATCTAAACGCATGATCACCTGCGAAATAAAGACATGAATATAAAACCCACGTCATATAGAGGCTACCTAAGTATATAAACCTACTTAGCCAACTTCCATATCATCGTATACTTGATATAATCCTTTATTAAGTCCGCAAACGACGGTGAATATAGCTGCATATTCGTATTCTTTCCTTCCTGGACTTTTTGAACAACTGAGACTTTTATTCGAAGTTAAACTGTATAATTAAAATAGCATAAAACCGTCCATGCAATAAAGCAAAAAATAATTTTTGCACGATCGATTAAAGTAACTCGTTACTATTATAATACGTATCACGATATTTTGCTCTTCCCCATTTTTAATGGCAACTATTTCTCTAATTTTTATGGTATCATTGTTCATATTTCCCTCTAACTGATCTATCTTTTTCAGAAGTGTTAAAGTGACCAATATGCAGAACGTTAAAACCCCACTTCATTCATACCATATTTTCTTTTAATATAAAATTAGATGCTTGAGGATAACGAAATAAACCGAATAGCCACGTCCGGCGCATGAGCCCAGCAACGATGCGACTTTAGAAATGCGCCCTACGATAAGGCCTCATCGGTTCGTCAAAAAGATGAAGACCGACTAAAAACGGGCTAGCCGCTCAGGCGTCGGCATATCCCTGTTTTTAGTGGCATGATTTCTTTATCTTTAGTTGATTCGTTCCATTCGCTACGTTGCTAAACGGGCGCCCCGCGCCTTTGTTCATACTATGATGGCAACCTAATCATTATAACAAGCAGCTTTCTTTTTTGCAGCCCCGCAATGTATGTATTTTATAACGAGCACGCGCCTATATAAACCCGCTTCCTTTCTACCTGCAAGTAAATTTTTTCACACTACTAAAAAAGCAGATGATGTGTCTTTTTTCTAAAGGAAATAAGCACAAAAGTGACCATTTAGCCATATAATACAGTAAACCATTTTATTCAGGGGCATAAAAGCCCCTGAATAGTTAGCAGAAACTTATTATTTTGAGGAGTTGTAAAGTTCTTTAAACATTTTTACAACTTCCTCCATATTTGCTCCGTTATTCCCTGGTCCATCACTAAAATCATTTAAGAAAACTAACACAATGATGATTGCTGCAATGGATAAAGCATTTGCTTCATTATTAATATACACATGCGGATTTCCGTTATTTTCAAATTTGGTGCGATCACTTTGCGATTGTGCTTGCCCTTGATACTGGTCTTGGTTTTGGTCTTGATTTTGGCGCTGAGCTTGTGCTTGCAGCTGTAATAGAATATCTTCTAACAACACCTCCATACGTCTAAAGTCGTCTTTTTTGTCAAAGTCACAATGTCTTGAATAACATCCCATATTTAACACTCCTTTATTTAGATTACACTAGTAATATATGTTAGCGTGTTGGTAATGGAAGGGTGGCTGTCTTTGTAGGAAAAAATTAATAAAACAAACTATATTTGATAGACAAAAAACAGCAATTACAAATGTTACCATTTGAAGAATCTGATTAAATGCGAGTGGAAATGAATCCAGGTCTAATAAACCAACCAGTATAAAGCTGAATTTCTAAAGATGCTTCAGTAAAAATAACTCCTTTTATGATAAAGCGAATCTTCAATCAGTCGAGGTTTTCATTCATCCACCACGGGCTTGAGAATACCGTAATGGTATGACCTAAAAGCCTCTTAAGAAATAGGTCATTTTGGAGCTGTTATCTCCCAAATACTTGTTGCAGTACAGATGATCCAGCTCGGCGTCTTACAGCATCTAATTTACGTGATAAACCATTGTAAAACTGAATTCCTGAAGACAGTGCCATCAACAATAACTCCTTTTATACTAAAAAGGGGTTGACATTTTCAAGATTGTATTTTAAGATTATTTTCAATAAACAAAATGATATTAAGCAATGATGAAGAGTAGTAATCTAATGGAACACTCTAGAGAGCTGATGGCAGGTGCAAATCAGTGTGATTGTGTTAGATGAATGGACTTCTAAGCTTCCAAACCGAACCAAAATAATGCAGTAGGCTTTGGCGAATTCGTCTCATCGTTACCTGAGACAAATAGCAGTGTGAGCAGTCTGCTATTGTCAAAGTGAGTTGCATTGCAGCTAATAAAGGTGGTACCACGGTCCCTCGTCCTTTTCTAAGAGCGAGGGGCTTTTTGATTTTCCGATTTCACATAGCAGCTATTATTCTTAACCGAAAGCTTCATCTAGCTTTCTATTGGTTGCATTTTCTATAAAAAAATACTAACAAATCGATGCGTAAGAGAAGTAAGCTTGCATAAAGCGTCATAGAGAGCTGGTGATGGTGGAATACCGGCACGTGGAATCAAGCTGAATGGACTTACAAGAGGTTTCCTGAACGTATTAGTAGGGAAACACGGCACTCCGCCGTTACACGGATAGGATATCGGAATAGTGATTGGAGACTATTGCACGACTTGTCTTACAGGCATGTCGGCACTACAGAAAAGTGTGCTCTAGCAGCTATAGCATTGCCTCACGGTCCCTAGTTTTCCCTTCCCATTCCCGTATCTGAATCAAGATGAAAAGATAACTTCTTTTCAAAAGAGGTGGCACCGCGGTCGTCTATCGTCCTCTATAAGCACAACTATGTGTTTATAGAGGTTTTTTTCTTTCATCAAAATCTCTTAGAAAGGGTGATGCTAATGCAAAAAACAAGCAAAGAAGCGTATCGTTTCGTACAGCTAAATGGCGACACCTTCACACCAATTGATATTTATTTGCGCCTGACAGGAACGAAAAAGTTTTTATTAGAAAGTACGTTCAAGCACCAAAGCAAGGGAAAGTATTCTTTTATTGGCTGTGACCCTTATGAGGAAATTATCAGCTTTGGAGAGCAAACAAAAATCATCAACTGCGAAACTGGAAAAGTTCAAACGGTGAACCAGAATGCCATCACGTATTTAGAGCAATCCTTTCCGCAAATGGAATTTGATTTGCCGTTTCCATTTTACGGAGGAGCTGTTGGCTATATTGGTTATGACGCCATTCGTTTGACCGAGGATATCGGTGAACGTCTTCCTGATCCGCTCGACATGCCAGATATTCATTTAATGGTTTATCAAGATGTCATTGTGTTTGACCACGCTAATGAAACGATCCATCTAATCGCTATTCAACTACCACATGAACAAAATGTAGATCTTGATGAACGGTTAATGAAATTAAAGCAGTACTTGGTCAAGCCAGTTAAAAATCAGGAACAAACAAAAACAAGCTTTTCCTTTAAACCCGAGATGACACAGGAAGAATTTCAACATCATGTCCAAATCGCAAAACATCATATTCAACAGGGTGATATCTTTCAAGTCGTCCTATCACAACGAATGAAAGCAAAAGTATCTGGAGATCCCTTCTCGTTTTATCGAAAACTGCGAAACGTCAATCCATCTCCCTATATGTTTTATATCGATTTTACTGATTATTGCTTACTTGGTGCTTCACCCGAAAGCTTGCTACAAACGCATGGAAAAACGGTCATCACCAATCCAATTGCCGGCACGAGACCACGAGGTTCCACCAAAACAGAAGATGAAAAACGCAAAAAGGAATTGCTGCAGGACAAGAAGGAAATTGCCGAACATCGGATGCTTGTTGACTTAAGCCGAAACGATCTAGGAAAGGTTTGTGAGGTTGGTAGCATTACGATTCCTACCTATATGACGATTGAAAAATATGAATATGTCATGCATATCGTTTCG
This genomic interval from Virgibacillus pantothenticus contains the following:
- the trpE gene encoding anthranilate synthase component I; the encoded protein is MQKTSKEAYRFVQLNGDTFTPIDIYLRLTGTKKFLLESTFKHQSKGKYSFIGCDPYEEIISFGEQTKIINCETGKVQTVNQNAITYLEQSFPQMEFDLPFPFYGGAVGYIGYDAIRLTEDIGERLPDPLDMPDIHLMVYQDVIVFDHANETIHLIAIQLPHEQNVDLDERLMKLKQYLVKPVKNQEQTKTSFSFKPEMTQEEFQHHVQIAKHHIQQGDIFQVVLSQRMKAKVSGDPFSFYRKLRNVNPSPYMFYIDFTDYCLLGASPESLLQTHGKTVITNPIAGTRPRGSTKTEDEKRKKELLQDKKEIAEHRMLVDLSRNDLGKVCEVGSITIPTYMTIEKYEYVMHIVSEVHGKLKETMTSFDALRSCLPAGTVSGAPKIRAMQIINSLEAHARSVYGGGIGFINFNHDLNMALAIRSLIIKETTAYLQTGAGIVFDSDPETEFKETLFKAKSLTEVHQ
- the ddlA gene encoding D-alanine--D-alanine ligase; amino-acid sequence: MEKKKVGIIFGGKSAEHEVSLQSAKNIVDAIDRDKFEVVLIGIDKEGKWHLNEPSSYLLHADNPKLIQLNKSNETVAIVPGEKEKQFIQTSNAAKLDELDVVFPIVHGTLGEDGSLQGMLRLADLPFVGPDVLASSVCMDKDIAKRLLQAAGINVANGIVYRKNEQQEINYETVAEQLGTPMFIKPANQGSSVGISKVTTEEEFYQGVKEAFNYDHKIVIEECIIGREIECSVLGNEEPKASLLGEILPQTEFYSYESKYIDEKGADLAIPADVSEETTKRVQEIAIQAFKVLECEGLARVDFFLTEAGEIYLNEVNTLPGFTKISMYPKLWEVSGLSYQDLITTLIELAIDRHQQDHQLKSSLWD